Genomic window (Mycolicibacterium smegmatis):
GCAGGGCACGCTGTACGCCTCACTGTTCCCCACCCGCAGCCGCTACACGGGCCTGTCGACGGTGTACCAACTCTCGGGCGTGTACGCCTCGGGCCTGACGCCGCTGATCCTGACCTCGCTGATCGCCGCGGGCGGCGGCAAGCCCTGGTACGCGTGCGGATATCTGGTGGCCACCGCGGTCATCAGCGTCGTCGCCACGCTGCTGCTGCGCCCCGAGCACTAATCGGCCGTCAGCACCAGCGGTCCGTCGGCCGTGATCGCCACGGTGTTCTCGGTGTGTGCGGTGCGTGAACCGTCGGCCGAGCGGATGGTCCACCCGTCGCGGTCGAACCTGATGCGGTCGGTGGTGCGGGCGAACCACGGTTCCAGCGCGAGTGTCATGCCGTCGCGCAACCGCATGCCGCGTCCGGGCCTGCCCCGGTTGGGCACATGTGGATCCTCGTGCATGGTGCGCCCCAGACCGTGCCCGCCGAACTCGAGGTTGACCGGGTAGCCGTAGTCGTCCGCCACGGCGCCGATCGCCGCGGAGATGTCGCCGAGACGGTTTCCCGGCACCGCGGCCGCCGTCGCCGCCGCGAGTGCGTCACGCGTCGCCTGCACGAGGCGTTCATCCTCGGCGTCGGGGGTCCCGACGATCACGGTGCGCGCCGCGTCGGCGACCCAACCGTCGATCGAGACCGCGAAGTCCAGGCTCAGCACGTCACCGTCGCGCAGCACGTAGCTGTGCGGAAGGCCGTGCAGCACAGCGTCGTTCACCGACAGGCAGATCACGTTGCGGAACGGGCCCGACCCGAACGACGGGTGGTAGTCCCAGTAGCAGGACGTCGCGCCA
Coding sequences:
- the map gene encoding type I methionyl aminopeptidase, with translation MIELKTPAEIDKMRTTGRFVAEVLRELSEMAAVGVNLLDLEHRARDMIAERGATSCYWDYHPSFGSGPFRNVICLSVNDAVLHGLPHSYVLRDGDVLSLDFAVSIDGWVADAARTVIVGTPDAEDERLVQATRDALAAATAAAVPGNRLGDISAAIGAVADDYGYPVNLEFGGHGLGRTMHEDPHVPNRGRPGRGMRLRDGMTLALEPWFARTTDRIRFDRDGWTIRSADGSRTAHTENTVAITADGPLVLTAD